One genomic window of Medicago truncatula cultivar Jemalong A17 chromosome 1, MtrunA17r5.0-ANR, whole genome shotgun sequence includes the following:
- the LOC25484515 gene encoding uncharacterized protein has translation MAYVDEDGTSGSGEDLNMLDGHKRRPTVVVPSGSGGRKRKATGDTIVDAMLEIAAASKMRASAILKNEDMFSISKCIKVLDKMRGVDERVYFHALDLFENSSSAREIFISIKSGKRLPWLQCKCGVPFG, from the coding sequence ATGGCTTATGTTGATGAGGATGGTACTTCTGGCTCTGGAGAAGATTTGAATATGTTGGATGGACACAAACGTCGCCCTACTGTTGTTGTTCCATCTGGTTCTGGTGGCCGGAAACGGAAGGCTACCGGGGATACTATAGTTGATGCTATGCTGGAGATAGCAGCTGCTTCGAAGATGAGAGCATCTGCAATTTTGAAGAATGAGGACATGTTCTCTATTAGCAAATGCATTAAGGTGTTGGATAAGATGCGAGGTGTTGATGAAAGAGTTTATTTTCATGCTTTGGATTTGTTTGAGAATAGTTCTTCTGCCCGCGAGATTTTCATCTCTATCAAGAGTGGAAAGAGATTGCCATGGTTGCAGTGCAAGTGTGGTGTCCCCTTTGGTTGA
- the LOC25484520 gene encoding eukaryotic translation initiation factor 6-2, with protein sequence MATRLQYENSCEIGAFSKLTNAYCLTAIGGSANFYSAFEAELADIIPVVKTSIASTRLVGLLSVGNKNGLLLPHTTTDQELQHLRNSLPDHVLVQRIEEKLSALGNCIACNDHVALAHADLDKETEELIADVLGVEVFRQTVGGNILSGSYCALSNRGGLVHPHTSVEDLDELSTLLQIPLVAGTVNRGSEVIASGMVVNDWTAFCGSDTTATELSVIDTVFKLRPSLNNELIYISYYK encoded by the exons ATGGCAACTA GGCTTCAATATGAGAATTCTTGTGAAATTGGAGCTTTCTCAAAACTTACCAATGCGTATTGTTTGACTGCTATTGGAGGTTCTGCAAATTTCTACAG TGCATTTGAGGCTGAACTAGCAGATATTATCCCTGTGGTCAAAACATCCATTGCTAGCACTCGCCTTGTTGGTCTTCTTTCTGTTG GAAACAAGAATGGGCTTTTGTTGCCCCATACCACCACAGACCAAG AGCTTCAACATTTGAGAAACAGTCTACCTGATCATGTACTTGTTCAGCGTATAGAAGAAAAATTGTCTGCTCTGGGAAATTGTATAGCATGCAATGACCATGTTGCCCTTGCACACGCTGATCTCGACAAG GAAACTGAGGAGCTGATTGCTGATGTTCTTGGAGTTGAAGTTTTCAGGCAGACAGTTGGTGGTAATATTCTTTCTGGCAGTTACTGTGCTCTGTCCAACAGAGGTGGTTTG GTCCACCCTCATACTTCTGTTGAAGACTTGGATGAACTCTCTACACTTCTTCAAATTCCGTTGGTTGCAGGGACTGTCAATCGCGGTAGTGAAGTAATAGCATCTGGCATGGTAGTAAATGATTGGACGGCATTTTGTGGCTCAGACACTACAGCAACAGAGCTCTCTGTGATTGACACTGTTTTCAAGCTGAGGCCCAGCCTCAATAATGAGCTAATTTACATATcctattataaataa
- the LOC112417130 gene encoding eukaryotic translation initiation factor 6-2: MATRLQFENSCEVGVFSKLTNAYCLVAIGGSENFYSAFEAELSDVIPVIKTSIGGTRIVGRLCIGNKNGLLLPHTTTDQELQHLKNSLPDRVCVQRIEERLSALGNCIACNDHVALTHTDLDKETEEVVADVLGVEVFRQTVAGNILVGSYCAFSNKGGLVHPHTSIEDLDELSTLLQVPLVAGTVNRGSEVIAAGMTVNDWTAFCGSDTTATELSVIESVFKLREAKPSATVDEMRKSLFDGYN, translated from the exons ATGGCAACTA GACTTCAGTTTGAGAATTCTTGTGAAGTTGGAGTCTTCTCAAAACTTACCAATGCCTATTGTTTGGTTGCCATTGGAGGTTCTGAAAATTTCTACAG TGCATTTGAGGCTGAGTTATCAGATGTTATCCCTGTGATTAAAACTTCCATTGGTGGTACTCGTATTGTTGGTCGCCTTTGTAttg GAAATAAGAATGGGCTTCTATTGCCCCATACCACCACAGACCAAG AACTTCAACATTTGAAAAACAGTCTACCTGATCGAGTTTGTGTTCAGCGCATAGAAGAAAGATTATCTGCTCTGGGAAATTGTATTGCATGTAATGACCATGTGGCCCTCACGCACACCGATCTCGACAAG GAAACTGAGGAGGTGGTTGCAGATGTTCTTGGAGTAGAAGTATTTAGGCAGACAGTTGCTGGTAATATTCTTGTGGGAAGTTACTGTGCTTTTTCGAACAAAGGTGGTTTG GTTCACCCTCATACTTCCATTGAAGACTTGGATGAACTATCTACACTTCTTCAAGTTCCTTTGGTTGCCGGAACTGTGAACCGTGGTAGCGAAGTAATAGCAGCTGGCATGACAGTAAATGATTGGACAGCATTTTGTGGTTCAGACACTACAGCAACAGAACTCTCAGTGATTGAGAGTGTTTTCAAGCTGAGGGAAGCCAAGCCTAGTGCCACTGTGGATGAGATGAGGAAATCTCTCTTTGATGGCTATAACTGA